In one window of Bacillaceae bacterium S4-13-56 DNA:
- a CDS encoding glycerol-3-phosphate responsive antiterminator encodes MENLEGVLPAIKRFKDFDHAMESKSTYVIFLDSRISQIGDLVKVVKEHNKKALVHVDLVRGLKADEYGMEFLLHEAKVDGVISTRTNVITVAKKHKILAIQRLFLLDSHAMESNLKLIDQIRPDYLEVLPGIAPKIIRDVKRKTSIPIIAGGLIQDKTDIQNALNAGAIAVSTSLKKLW; translated from the coding sequence GTGGAAAATTTGGAAGGTGTTCTTCCAGCAATCAAGAGGTTTAAAGATTTTGATCATGCTATGGAAAGCAAGTCGACATATGTTATTTTTTTAGATTCAAGAATTTCACAGATTGGAGACCTGGTAAAAGTTGTTAAGGAACATAATAAAAAAGCACTGGTACATGTTGATCTCGTCAGAGGACTGAAGGCAGATGAATATGGGATGGAATTTTTGCTGCATGAGGCGAAAGTGGATGGTGTGATTTCAACAAGAACTAATGTGATAACCGTTGCCAAAAAACATAAAATCTTGGCTATTCAGAGGCTATTTTTATTGGACAGTCATGCGATGGAAAGTAATTTAAAATTAATAGATCAAATTAGGCCAGATTACTTAGAGGTATTACCTGGGATTGCTCCTAAAATTATTCGAGATGTGAAACGAAAAACAAGTATACCAATCATCGCTGGGGGTCTTATTCAAGATAAAACGGATATACAAAATGCATTAAATGCAGGTGCAATTGCTGTTTCTACATCACTAAAAAAACTATGGTAA